From the genome of Halomonas sp. I5-271120, one region includes:
- the pheT gene encoding phenylalanine--tRNA ligase subunit beta — translation MKFSEQWLREWVSPQLATQALADQITMAGLEVDAVEPVAAAFQGVVVAEVVDKAQHPDADKLNVCQVADGSGETVQVVCGAPNVAVGQKVAFAQVGAVLPGDFKIKKAKLRGVESRGMICSASELGLEEETSPGIMELPLDAPAGEDFRAWMGLNDSTIEVDLTPNRGDCLSLKGMAREVGVLNRLAVEGPAMAPVTPTHDETFPVEVRDGERCPRYIGRLIKGVDVTADTPLWMVERLRRSGVRSIDPIVDITNYVMLEIGQPLHAFDRANLHERVEVRLARAGEQLTLLDGQEIALRDDTLVIADSRGALAIAGVMGGEHSGVNAETRDIFLESAFFTQLAVAGQARSYGLHTDASHRFERGVDPKLAHDAVERATALLLEITGGEPGPLIETVSDEHLPAPRQIILRRARLEQALGLSLPVEDVTDILERLGMPVEADDVSWRVAVPSWRFDVAIEEDLIEEVARIHGYNRLPVRRPQARLGLRPDGETHQPLSRLRRQMVARGYQEAISYSFVAPELQTALMPQAVAPTLANPISSDMSVMRASLFPGLIKALEHNLNRQQSRVRLFETGLVFRGELDDLSQIPMMGALVCGNRDPEGWAARGDKVDFYDLKGDLESLLAMGGEPDAWRFEPGEHSALHPGQAARVLYRGEEAGWIGTLHPAVRAELGLKVEAVLFEVRLDALSQGQLPAFTPLSRYPEVRRDLAMLVDESLPVQSLLDCLREQAGEWLTEINLFDVYQGKGVEDGHKSVALGLTWQHPSRTLNDEEINQLVDAIVTESGQRFGARLRS, via the coding sequence ATGAAATTTTCCGAACAGTGGCTGCGTGAATGGGTGTCGCCTCAGTTGGCGACCCAGGCACTGGCCGACCAGATCACCATGGCGGGCCTGGAAGTCGATGCCGTTGAGCCGGTCGCGGCAGCCTTTCAGGGCGTGGTGGTGGCCGAGGTCGTCGACAAGGCGCAGCATCCCGATGCCGACAAGCTGAATGTCTGCCAGGTCGCCGACGGCAGCGGCGAGACGGTTCAGGTGGTCTGCGGTGCGCCCAATGTGGCGGTGGGCCAGAAGGTGGCCTTCGCCCAAGTAGGCGCCGTGCTGCCTGGCGATTTCAAGATCAAGAAAGCCAAGCTGCGTGGGGTCGAATCCCGCGGCATGATCTGCTCGGCATCCGAGCTGGGGCTCGAGGAAGAGACCTCGCCCGGCATCATGGAGCTGCCGCTCGATGCACCGGCCGGTGAAGACTTCCGCGCCTGGATGGGGCTTAACGACAGCACCATCGAAGTCGACCTGACGCCCAACCGCGGTGATTGCCTGAGCCTCAAGGGTATGGCCCGTGAGGTTGGCGTGCTTAACCGCCTGGCCGTCGAAGGCCCGGCGATGGCGCCGGTGACACCGACCCACGACGAGACCTTCCCGGTGGAAGTGCGTGACGGCGAACGCTGCCCGCGCTATATCGGCCGCCTGATCAAGGGTGTCGACGTTACTGCCGACACACCGCTGTGGATGGTCGAACGTCTGCGCCGCAGTGGCGTGCGCTCCATCGATCCGATCGTCGATATCACCAACTATGTGATGCTCGAAATCGGTCAGCCGCTGCATGCCTTCGATCGCGCCAATCTCCATGAGCGTGTCGAGGTGCGTCTGGCGCGCGCCGGTGAACAGCTGACGCTGCTCGACGGCCAGGAGATCGCCCTGCGTGACGACACGCTGGTGATCGCCGACAGCCGTGGTGCCTTGGCGATTGCCGGTGTCATGGGCGGCGAGCATTCCGGTGTGAATGCCGAGACTCGCGATATCTTCCTGGAATCGGCCTTCTTCACTCAGCTCGCCGTGGCCGGTCAGGCCCGCAGCTATGGCCTACACACCGATGCCTCGCACCGCTTCGAGCGTGGCGTGGACCCGAAGCTCGCGCATGACGCCGTCGAGCGGGCCACCGCCTTGCTGCTCGAGATCACCGGCGGCGAGCCCGGCCCGCTCATCGAAACGGTTAGTGACGAGCATCTACCCGCGCCGCGCCAGATCATCCTGCGCCGTGCCCGTCTCGAACAGGCTCTGGGGCTTTCACTGCCGGTCGAGGACGTCACCGATATCCTCGAACGGCTGGGCATGCCGGTCGAGGCAGATGATGTCAGTTGGCGTGTGGCGGTACCTAGTTGGCGGTTTGATGTCGCCATCGAGGAAGACCTGATCGAGGAAGTGGCGCGCATTCACGGCTATAACCGCTTGCCGGTGCGTCGCCCTCAGGCTCGCCTCGGGCTGCGCCCCGACGGCGAGACGCATCAGCCGCTGTCGCGCCTGCGGCGTCAGATGGTCGCCCGGGGCTATCAGGAAGCCATCAGCTATAGCTTTGTGGCGCCTGAGCTGCAGACAGCGCTGATGCCGCAGGCCGTGGCGCCGACCCTGGCCAACCCGATTTCCAGTGACATGTCGGTCATGCGTGCCAGCCTGTTCCCGGGGCTGATCAAGGCCCTTGAGCACAACCTCAACCGCCAGCAGAGCCGAGTTCGTCTGTTTGAAACCGGCCTGGTGTTCCGCGGTGAGCTCGACGACCTGTCCCAGATTCCGATGATGGGGGCCCTGGTATGCGGCAACCGTGATCCGGAAGGCTGGGCGGCGCGTGGCGACAAGGTCGACTTCTACGACCTCAAGGGCGATCTGGAAAGCCTGCTGGCCATGGGCGGTGAGCCCGACGCCTGGCGCTTCGAGCCCGGCGAGCATTCGGCGCTGCATCCCGGTCAGGCGGCGCGGGTGCTGTATCGTGGCGAAGAAGCTGGCTGGATTGGCACCCTGCATCCGGCGGTTCGTGCCGAGCTGGGGCTCAAGGTCGAAGCCGTGCTCTTCGAAGTGCGTCTGGACGCTCTGAGCCAGGGCCAGCTGCCGGCCTTCACGCCGCTATCGCGTTACCCGGAGGTTCGTCGCGACCTGGCCATGCTGGTCGATGAGTCGCTGCCGGTGCAGTCACTGCTCGACTGTCTGCGCGAGCAGGCCGGTGAATGGCTGACCGAAATCAACCTCTTTGACGTGTATCAGGGCAAAGGGGTAGAGGATGGTCACAAGAGTGTGGCTCTGGGCTTGACCTGGCAGCATCCATCGCGCACGCTGAATGATGAGGAAATCAATCAGTTAGTCGATGCAATCGTCACCGAATCCGGACAGCGCTTCGGCGCTCGGCTGAGAAGCTGA
- the pheS gene encoding phenylalanine--tRNA ligase subunit alpha, whose protein sequence is MDHLPNLVAEARGAIDAAQDIPALDEVRVRYLGKKGEITALLKGLGKLPPEERPAAGERINQAKQELGSELDRRRQLLEKAALDARLAAERLDVTLPGRGQPGGGLHPVTRTLERIEGLFTRIGFDVAVGPEIEDDYHNFEALNIPAHHPARGMADTFYFDATRLLRTHTSPVQVRTMKNEEPPIRIVCPGRVYRSDSDLTHTPMFHQVEGLLVDEDVSFADLKGTIEDFLQAFFERDDLSVRFRPSYFPFTEPSAEVDIQCVMCGGDGCRVCSHSGWLEVMGCGMVHPEVFHHAGIDTERYQGFAFGMGAERLAMLRYGVNDLRLFFENDLRFLRQFA, encoded by the coding sequence ATGGACCACCTTCCCAACCTGGTTGCCGAGGCGCGTGGCGCCATCGATGCCGCCCAGGACATCCCCGCGCTCGATGAAGTGCGGGTGCGATACCTCGGCAAGAAGGGTGAAATCACGGCCTTGCTGAAGGGCCTCGGCAAGCTGCCGCCCGAGGAGCGTCCGGCCGCTGGCGAGCGCATCAACCAGGCCAAGCAGGAACTCGGCTCCGAGCTGGACCGTCGTCGCCAATTGCTTGAGAAGGCCGCCCTCGATGCCCGTCTGGCGGCCGAGCGCCTGGATGTGACGCTGCCCGGAAGAGGGCAGCCGGGTGGCGGCCTGCACCCGGTGACGCGCACCCTCGAGCGTATAGAAGGCCTCTTTACGCGCATCGGTTTCGATGTGGCGGTCGGCCCTGAGATCGAGGACGACTACCACAACTTCGAGGCCCTCAATATCCCGGCGCATCACCCGGCACGGGGCATGGCGGATACCTTCTACTTCGACGCCACGCGGCTGCTTCGCACCCATACCTCGCCGGTGCAGGTGCGGACCATGAAGAACGAAGAGCCACCGATTCGCATCGTCTGCCCGGGTCGGGTCTATCGCAGTGATTCGGATCTGACCCACACCCCGATGTTCCATCAGGTCGAGGGGCTGCTGGTCGATGAGGATGTCAGCTTTGCCGACCTGAAGGGCACCATCGAAGACTTCCTGCAGGCATTCTTCGAGCGTGATGACCTGTCGGTGCGCTTCCGGCCCTCCTACTTCCCCTTCACCGAGCCGTCCGCCGAGGTCGATATCCAGTGCGTGATGTGTGGCGGTGATGGCTGTCGCGTCTGCTCCCACAGTGGCTGGCTCGAGGTGATGGGCTGCGGCATGGTGCACCCCGAGGTGTTCCATCATGCGGGCATCGATACCGAACGCTACCAGGGCTTTGCCTTCGGCATGGGTGCCGAGCGGCTGGCCATGCTGCGTTACGGCGTCAACGACCTGCGCCTGTTCTTCGAGAACGACCTGCGCTTCCTGCGCCAGTTCGCTTGA
- the rplT gene encoding 50S ribosomal protein L20 yields the protein MTRVKRGVVARRRHKKIMKQAKGYYGARSRVFRVAKQAVIKAGQYAYRDRRVRKRQFRALWIARINAAARTNGLSYSRFIAGLKQAGIEIDRKVLADLAVHEKAAFAAIVEKAKAAH from the coding sequence ATGACACGTGTCAAGCGTGGCGTCGTTGCACGTCGCCGTCACAAGAAGATCATGAAGCAGGCCAAAGGCTACTACGGTGCGCGTTCGCGCGTCTTCCGCGTAGCCAAGCAGGCCGTTATCAAAGCCGGCCAGTACGCCTACCGTGACCGTCGCGTCCGTAAGCGTCAGTTCCGTGCGCTGTGGATTGCGCGTATCAACGCTGCTGCCCGCACCAACGGCCTGTCCTACAGCCGCTTTATCGCTGGTCTCAAGCAGGCCGGTATCGAGATCGACCGCAAGGTGCTTGCCGATCTCGCCGTTCACGAAAAGGCCGCCTTTGCCGCTATCGTCGAGAAGGCCAAGGCTGCTCACTGA
- the rpmI gene encoding 50S ribosomal protein L35 yields MPKIKSNSGAAKRFKKTANGFKHKQSFRSHILTKKTTKRKRQLRGMKQIHASDVPLIQRMLPNL; encoded by the coding sequence ATGCCGAAAATCAAGAGCAACAGTGGCGCTGCGAAGCGCTTCAAGAAGACGGCCAACGGCTTCAAGCACAAGCAGTCGTTCCGTAGCCACATCCTGACCAAAAAGACCACCAAGCGTAAGCGTCAGCTGCGTGGGATGAAGCAGATCCACGCATCCGATGTGCCGCTGATTCAGCGCATGCTGCCGAATCTGTAA
- the infC gene encoding translation initiation factor IF-3, producing the protein MNERISEDQVRLIGIEGEQLGIVSTSDALEQAEAAGMDLVQISNADPIVCKIMDYGKFVFEQKKQKAAQKKKTKQIQVKEVKFRPGTDEGDYQVKLKNLIRFLESGDKGKVTLRFRGREMAHQDIGRKLMERVAKDLDELANVESFPKMEGRQMIMILAPKKK; encoded by the coding sequence ATGAACGAGCGTATCAGCGAAGACCAAGTCCGCCTCATCGGTATCGAAGGTGAGCAGCTTGGGATTGTGTCCACCAGTGATGCCTTGGAACAGGCGGAAGCGGCTGGTATGGACCTCGTGCAGATCTCCAATGCCGATCCGATCGTCTGTAAGATCATGGACTACGGCAAATTCGTCTTCGAGCAGAAGAAGCAGAAAGCTGCTCAGAAGAAGAAGACCAAGCAGATCCAGGTTAAGGAAGTTAAATTCCGGCCTGGCACTGACGAGGGTGACTATCAGGTCAAGCTGAAAAACCTGATCCGTTTCCTCGAAAGTGGCGACAAGGGCAAGGTCACGCTGCGTTTTCGCGGCCGTGAGATGGCTCACCAAGACATCGGCCGCAAGCTGATGGAACGGGTTGCCAAAGATCTTGATGAACTGGCTAACGTAGAGTCTTTCCCGAAGATGGAAGGCCGCCAGATGATCATGATCCTTGCCCCCAAGAAGAAGTGA
- the thrS gene encoding threonine--tRNA ligase: MPIVTLPDGSQRTFDAPLSVMQLAESIGPGLAKACVAGKIDDVPVDAADIIDHDAKVAILTARDEEGLEVIRHSCAHLIGHAVKQLYPEAKMAIGPVIDDGFYYDIDFGRSATPEDLEAIEARMKVLIEEGYDVVREYVDRDKAMLTFLHREEPFKQELVRGIPEGETIRLYHHQEYIDMCRGPHVPNTSHLKAFKLTKLAGAYWRGSAENPMLTRIYGTAWGDKKQLKAYLKRLEEAEKRDHRKLARKMDLFHIQEEAPGMVFWHPNGWTIYQALEQYMRRVQIEHGYQEIKTPQVVDLSLWKASGHWGHYSDLMFTTESEKREYAVKPMNCPCHVQVFNQGLKSYRDLPLRLAEFGSCHRNEPSGSLHGLMRVRGFTQDDAHIFCTEKQIQSEAEDFIALTLKVYKELGFEDVELKLSTRPEGFMGEPDLWDRAEAGLEAALNATGLDWELQPGEGAFYGPKIEFALRDCLNRVWQCGTLQLDFNLPGRLGAQFVDEDGARKTPVMLHRAILGSFERFLGILIEHYAGAMPLWLAPEQVVVMTITDSQRDFAQDVVNRLQKVGLRAKADLRNEKIGFKIREHTLQKVPYLLVVGDKEVEADAVAVRTRTGEDLGSLKVDDLIAKLNDER, translated from the coding sequence ATGCCAATCGTTACCCTGCCTGACGGCAGTCAGAGAACCTTCGACGCGCCGCTTTCGGTGATGCAGCTGGCCGAGTCCATCGGTCCTGGGCTTGCCAAGGCCTGCGTGGCCGGCAAGATCGATGATGTGCCGGTGGATGCCGCCGACATCATCGACCATGACGCCAAGGTCGCTATTTTGACCGCGCGCGACGAGGAAGGCCTCGAGGTGATTCGTCACTCCTGCGCCCACCTGATCGGTCATGCCGTCAAGCAGCTCTACCCCGAGGCCAAGATGGCGATCGGCCCGGTGATCGATGACGGTTTTTATTACGACATCGATTTCGGCCGTTCCGCCACGCCGGAAGACCTCGAGGCCATCGAGGCACGCATGAAGGTGCTCATCGAGGAAGGCTATGACGTCGTTCGCGAGTACGTCGATCGTGACAAGGCGATGCTGACCTTCCTTCACCGTGAAGAGCCCTTCAAGCAGGAACTGGTGCGTGGGATTCCCGAGGGCGAAACCATTCGCCTCTATCATCACCAGGAATATATCGACATGTGCCGCGGGCCGCATGTGCCGAATACCTCGCATCTCAAGGCCTTCAAGCTGACCAAGCTTGCTGGCGCCTACTGGCGGGGCAGTGCCGAAAATCCGATGCTGACACGCATCTACGGCACCGCCTGGGGTGACAAGAAGCAGCTCAAGGCGTACCTCAAGCGCCTTGAGGAAGCCGAGAAGCGTGACCATCGCAAGCTGGCGCGCAAGATGGATCTCTTCCATATCCAGGAAGAGGCGCCGGGCATGGTGTTTTGGCACCCCAACGGCTGGACCATCTATCAGGCACTCGAGCAATACATGCGCCGGGTGCAGATCGAGCACGGCTACCAGGAGATCAAGACACCTCAGGTCGTTGATCTGTCGCTGTGGAAGGCTTCCGGCCACTGGGGGCACTATTCCGACCTGATGTTCACGACTGAATCGGAAAAGCGTGAGTATGCCGTTAAGCCGATGAACTGCCCGTGCCACGTTCAGGTCTTCAACCAGGGGCTGAAGAGCTACCGTGACCTGCCGCTGCGTCTGGCAGAGTTCGGCAGCTGCCACCGCAACGAGCCGTCGGGTTCCCTGCACGGCCTGATGCGTGTGCGTGGGTTCACCCAGGACGATGCGCACATTTTCTGCACCGAAAAGCAGATCCAGTCGGAGGCGGAAGACTTCATCGCCCTGACGCTCAAGGTTTACAAGGAACTGGGCTTCGAGGACGTCGAGCTCAAGCTGTCGACTCGCCCCGAAGGCTTCATGGGCGAGCCGGATCTCTGGGATCGTGCCGAGGCCGGCCTGGAGGCAGCTCTGAATGCCACCGGCCTCGACTGGGAGCTTCAGCCAGGCGAGGGCGCCTTCTACGGGCCCAAGATCGAATTTGCCCTGCGCGATTGCTTGAATCGTGTATGGCAATGCGGCACGCTCCAGCTCGACTTCAACCTGCCGGGTCGTCTTGGTGCACAGTTCGTCGATGAAGATGGCGCGCGCAAGACCCCTGTCATGCTGCATCGAGCGATTCTTGGGTCCTTCGAGCGTTTCCTTGGTATCCTTATCGAGCACTACGCTGGGGCCATGCCGCTATGGCTGGCACCGGAGCAGGTAGTGGTCATGACGATCACGGATTCGCAGCGTGATTTCGCACAGGATGTGGTCAATCGCCTGCAGAAAGTCGGTCTTCGTGCCAAGGCGGACTTGAGGAACGAGAAGATCGGCTTTAAAATCCGTGAACATACGTTGCAGAAGGTTCCGTATCTCCTCGTAGTAGGGGATAAGGAAGTCGAGGCTGATGCGGTTGCTGTACGGACTCGCACAGGTGAAGACCTCGGCTCATTGAAGGTCGATGACCTGATCGCCAAGCTCAACGACGAGCGGTGA
- a CDS encoding OmpA family protein, with the protein MKKSITGLLLGSALVIGLSGCASSASQSSGSMANDAWYQSPFVCAVAGGLIGGGIGYASSSESDEDQGAAIGSTAGATIGGMLCANPKPAKPQCPTFGGTVPAGVATDSKGCPLDSDGDGVYDYRDQCPGTPAGVQVDANGCPLDSDADGVPDYMDQCPDTPAGAKVNALGCEDDLVLEDVNFEFDSAKLTMGAQDILADVAAKLSANPEARVRLEGHTDSVGSASYNKQLSQRRADSVKAFLASEGVDANRMTAIGYGEEQPIASNDTDAGRAMNRRVELGEWE; encoded by the coding sequence ATGAAGAAGTCAATAACAGGTTTGCTGCTTGGTTCAGCGCTGGTGATCGGTCTATCCGGCTGCGCGAGCTCGGCCTCACAATCCTCGGGTAGCATGGCGAACGATGCTTGGTACCAGAGTCCATTCGTTTGTGCTGTCGCGGGCGGTCTGATTGGTGGCGGTATCGGCTACGCCTCAAGCAGCGAGTCCGATGAGGATCAAGGTGCAGCCATTGGTAGCACTGCGGGCGCCACCATCGGCGGCATGCTGTGTGCCAATCCCAAACCGGCCAAGCCGCAGTGTCCGACATTCGGCGGCACCGTGCCGGCGGGTGTGGCTACCGATTCCAAAGGCTGTCCGCTCGACTCTGACGGTGACGGTGTCTATGACTACCGCGACCAGTGCCCGGGTACACCGGCCGGCGTTCAGGTAGACGCCAACGGCTGTCCGCTGGACTCCGACGCTGATGGCGTGCCGGATTACATGGATCAGTGCCCGGATACCCCGGCGGGTGCCAAGGTCAATGCCCTGGGCTGTGAAGATGACCTGGTGCTGGAAGACGTCAACTTCGAGTTCGACTCTGCCAAGCTGACCATGGGCGCTCAGGATATCCTGGCGGACGTGGCTGCTAAGCTGTCGGCTAACCCGGAAGCGCGCGTGCGCCTCGAAGGGCATACCGACTCCGTGGGTTCTGCTAGCTACAACAAGCAGCTGTCTCAGCGCCGTGCTGACTCCGTCAAGGCCTTCCTGGCCAGCGAAGGCGTTGACGCCAATCGCATGACGGCCATCGGTTACGGTGAAGAGCAGCCGATCGCCTCTAACGATACTGATGCCGGTCGTGCCATGAACCGTCGCGTGGAGCTCGGTGAGTGGGAATGA